The genomic interval GCGCCGTCCGCCGGGGCGGGCGCTGTTCAATCGTCACGCTGCCCGGGCCTTCCCAGACCTGGCCGCCCTTGGCTGCCGCCGGTGCCTCGCCTGTTTCGCCGCGGTGAGCCGTGCGCAGCCGATCGCCAAGTGAGTCTGTCTCGGCGCTGCGGCGCGGGCCGGGCGCGGGGTGCGGGCTGTCGGCGATTTGATCCACGTCGATGCCGGTTGCCACGACGGACACGCGCAAAATGTCATCGAGTGTCTGGTCGAAGATCGCGCCGACGATGATGTTGAGGTCCGGGTTGTTGTCGGCCGCCACTTCGCGGCGCACGCGCTCGGCGGCTTCCTGCACCTCGTAGAGCGTCAGGTGTTCGTGGCTGCCGGTGATGCTGATGAGCAGGCCCTGCGCGCCGCGCATCGATCCGTTGTCAAGCAGCGGGTTCGAAACCGCCAGCTCGGCCGCTTCCAGCGCGCGGCTGTCGCCCTTGGACTCGCCGGTGCCCATCATGGCCGTTCCCATGTCCTTCATCACGGCCTTCACGTCGGCGAAGTCCAGATTGATGAGCCCTTCCTTAATCATCAGGTCGGTTATGCACGACACGCCCGAGCGGAGCACGTCATCCGCGCGCTGGAAGGCATCGGCGAAGGTGGTCTTCTCGTTGGCGACGCGGAACAGGTTCTGGTTCGGGATCACCAGGATCGTATCGACATGCGCGGCCAGCTCGCCGATGCCCTTTTCGGCGTATTTCATCCGCCGCTGCCCCTCGAACTCGAACGGCTTGGTCACGACCGCAACGGTCAGGATGCCCATGTCCTTTGCCGCCCGGGCGATGATCGGCGCCGCGCCCGTTCCGGTGCCGCCGCCCATGCCGGCAGTGATGAACAGCATGTGGACGCCTTCGAGATAGCTGCGGATGTCGTCCAGCGCCTCCTCCGCGGCGGCCGCGCCGATGTCCGGCTTTGATCCTGCGCCGAGCCCTTCGGTCAGGTTGACGCCCATCTGGATCCGCACGCCCGCGCTCGACATCGACAGGGCCTGCGCGTCGGTGTTGGCCGCGACAAACTCGACGCCCTCGACGCCGGCCTGAATCATGTTGTTCACGGCGTTGCCGCCAGCGCCGCCGACGCCGATCACCGTGATGCGCGGGCGCAGTTCGGTCAGCTCCGCCGGCTTCAGATGAATGCTCATTGCAGCCTCACAAATTCGCGTTCTGCTCGGGCGCACCCCCTCGCGGATGCGCGACGCCGCTCTGTCTCGCCAACCTGTCGGAGCACCGGCTCATTCCGCATCATGCTCCGCCCTCGCACTCAGAAATTCTCACGCAGCCACTGGCCGACCCGGGCGAAATACCCCCCGGACGGAACGTGCGCCGACATCGCAGGAGGCTCGGCCCGCTGCTGCACGCTCGCTTGCCGCTCCACGGGCGCGCGCAGGAGATAGTTCAGCGTCCCCACCGCGGCCGCAAGCGACGGGTCTGCATTGGGCGGCAGCCCCGTCACTGCCTCGGGTCTCCCGGTCCGCGCGACGCCGCCGAAGATGCGCTCGGCCAACTCGGTCGCACCGATGAGCTGCGCGCCCCCACCCGTCAGCACGACGCGTTCGCTCACGGCCGGGTCACAGCCGGCATGTTCGAGCCGTTCCTGCAGCTGCGAGAACATGTCCTCCAATCGTGTGCGCACAATGGCGGCAATATCCGCCTTTGTCGGATAGATGTAACGTTCTTCGCCATCTTCACCAATCAAAGGACACACAACCTGATCGTTATCGAGTGCCGCATCGCTAAAAACACTGGCATACAAGGTCTTTAGCCGTTCAGCCTCGGCGCGGGGTGTGGACAACATCCGCGCCAGATCGCGGGTCAGATGCTCCCCGCCCGACGAAAGCGAATCAATATGCACCACCTGACCGTCGCAGAAAGCGGCGAGCGAGGTCGTGCCCGCCCCCATGTCGATGCAGGTCACGCCGAGGTCGCGCTCCTCCGCTGTGGCAGCTGCCAAACCGCTTGCGAGCGGCGCGGCGACGAGGCCGGCCAGATGCAGATGGCACCGTTCAACGCACAGCGCGATGTTCTTCGCCGCCAGCGGCGCCATGCCAGCCGCGAGGACGTTCACCTTGAGCGTGTCGCCGATGAGGCCGCAGGGATCCTCGATCTCGGGAACGTCGTCCAGCCCATAGCCGGCGATGACAGTGTGCAGGATCGACTGGCCGTTGCGCCGAGCGTACTGCTCAGCCGCGAGCAACGCCCGGCGGATGTCGAGTTCGTCGACCGTGCGTCGGGCGATCGGCACGCTGGCGGTAAAGCTTTCACTCGACAGGCCCGCGCCGGCGAAGGTCACGTAGACCTCATCGACCGTGACGCCGGCATTGTGCTCCGCGCGCCCGACGGCGGCGCGGACCGCCTCTTCTGCCGCGTCGAGATCGCCGATGCTCCCGCCCGAGATACCGCGCGCCGCGGTTTGCCCGAAGCCGAGGATGCTGATGCGTGCGTGCTCAACCTTCTGCGCGAGCCATTTCGGCGGCGGCAGCAGTCGCGCGATCATACAGGAGACCTTGCGCGTTCCCAGATCGAGAACCGCCGTGGTGCGCTCCTTCGTGATTACTGCGCTGCGATTGTCCCACATCCCTGGCTCCGCGAACCGATCACAGAGGCCGCGCCCGCGCTTGCTTGACCCCATCCGAAAACCGGGCGGTCGGCCCGGGGGCATCCGTTTTAGGCGCGTCCCGGCGCAGCGCGATCCGCCCTGGCACGCGCATGTCGATCACCGTCACCTCTGCGGGCAGATCAGCGCCGAGGAGGCGCGTCAGCGTCGGCAGCGCCTTGGCCGCATCGCGGGCCGGAAGCTGCACACGCAGGCCGTCGTCCAGGACGAGGTCCCAGCGCCGCAGCTCGACGCGCTTCGCCAGCGCCACCTGCCGCGCGACCGCCTCGTGCTGTTCAAGCGTGGCGAGCAGATCGGCGGCGGCTGTATGGGCGCCCTCGCCAGCGATGCGCGGCAGATCGGCGAACTCGGACGTCACCGGACCAAGCAACTCGCCCTCGCGGTCGATCAGCACGGTGTGCCCGCGAATCTCCCAGCGCGCGAAAGGTTTGCGCTCGCGCAGTTCGACGATCAATGTAGACGGCCACAGTCGCATCACACGCGCGCTCTTTACCCAGCCGATGTCCTCAAGCCGCGCCTTGGCCGCGCGCGTGTCATAGCTGAAGATTGTGCGGGTGCGCGCCATCTGCAGCGCCTCGTGGAGGCGTGCGGTCGGCATGTGAACACGCCCTTTGACGATGACCTCGTTAATTCCGAATCCCCCCGCAATCAGTGCCGTCTCTGCGCGCGTCGTAAGCGATTGCTGCCACGCCGCGAGATGTCCGCCCAGCGCCGCCCCATACACCGCGACAGTCAACAAAAACGCCGCCGACAAATAGACGCCGAGGCGGGACGCTTCGTCAGCATGCGCAATCAAATGCCGCCATACAGCCGAGCCTTGCCTTTCGCGTCCTGGACGCGCCGTTGTGTGCGGTGCTCTGCGCCGGCGGCGCATCCGCGCCCCAGATACGAGACTATGGCGAGTCGCGGGATCAATCCAGGATTGCAAACGCCCAACTCCACAACTAGAAGGCTTTAAAACTAGCGAACGAGGCGCGGGTCGCCGAATTGGCCGCAATTTTCGAGGTTGATCCCTTAAATTTCGGTAAATTTTAACCGTGAGGGCGTGCTGAAGTGGCGGATGCCGATTTGGGACAGGGCGGTTAAGCGGAAGTTGCCCAAGAGTCGACAAAGCCCGGCCGGTGACCGCGCTTTGTCCCGAACGAGGGCTTTAAAGCGCGCGTCCAGCCTGCTGCCGGACGCGCGAAACGCTTTAGCTGGCCTGATTGAACAGGTGCTCGACGTATTCCCAGTTGACGAGGTTGTCGAAGAAAGCCTCCAGATACTTCGGCCGCGCGTTGCGATAGTCGATGTAGTAGGAGTGCTCCCAGACGTCACAGCC from Dichotomicrobium thermohalophilum carries:
- the ftsA gene encoding cell division protein FtsA; translation: MWDNRSAVITKERTTAVLDLGTRKVSCMIARLLPPPKWLAQKVEHARISILGFGQTAARGISGGSIGDLDAAEEAVRAAVGRAEHNAGVTVDEVYVTFAGAGLSSESFTASVPIARRTVDELDIRRALLAAEQYARRNGQSILHTVIAGYGLDDVPEIEDPCGLIGDTLKVNVLAAGMAPLAAKNIALCVERCHLHLAGLVAAPLASGLAAATAEERDLGVTCIDMGAGTTSLAAFCDGQVVHIDSLSSGGEHLTRDLARMLSTPRAEAERLKTLYASVFSDAALDNDQVVCPLIGEDGEERYIYPTKADIAAIVRTRLEDMFSQLQERLEHAGCDPAVSERVVLTGGGAQLIGATELAERIFGGVARTGRPEAVTGLPPNADPSLAAAVGTLNYLLRAPVERQASVQQRAEPPAMSAHVPSGGYFARVGQWLRENF
- the ftsZ gene encoding cell division protein FtsZ, encoding MSIHLKPAELTELRPRITVIGVGGAGGNAVNNMIQAGVEGVEFVAANTDAQALSMSSAGVRIQMGVNLTEGLGAGSKPDIGAAAAEEALDDIRSYLEGVHMLFITAGMGGGTGTGAAPIIARAAKDMGILTVAVVTKPFEFEGQRRMKYAEKGIGELAAHVDTILVIPNQNLFRVANEKTTFADAFQRADDVLRSGVSCITDLMIKEGLINLDFADVKAVMKDMGTAMMGTGESKGDSRALEAAELAVSNPLLDNGSMRGAQGLLISITGSHEHLTLYEVQEAAERVRREVAADNNPDLNIIVGAIFDQTLDDILRVSVVATGIDVDQIADSPHPAPGPRRSAETDSLGDRLRTAHRGETGEAPAAAKGGQVWEGPGSVTIEQRPPRRTAQEKPRGGGSERSHPHFEPVAPTAPRRRPRRPLTDEDFPELSGRDDSDTSEGGERRKGGLFSWMSGRNRSREERGGQSEAQPQEPVSDREEPRMPQPEPARETEEGAAETASENGKKAAKPRINRGSGNGTANAEEPFDIPDFFKRPLN
- a CDS encoding cell division protein FtsQ/DivIB — encoded protein: MRRRRRAPHTTARPGRERQGSAVWRHLIAHADEASRLGVYLSAAFLLTVAVYGAALGGHLAAWQQSLTTRAETALIAGGFGINEVIVKGRVHMPTARLHEALQMARTRTIFSYDTRAAKARLEDIGWVKSARVMRLWPSTLIVELRERKPFARWEIRGHTVLIDREGELLGPVTSEFADLPRIAGEGAHTAAADLLATLEQHEAVARQVALAKRVELRRWDLVLDDGLRVQLPARDAAKALPTLTRLLGADLPAEVTVIDMRVPGRIALRRDAPKTDAPGPTARFSDGVKQARARPL